One region of Culex pipiens pallens isolate TS chromosome 2, TS_CPP_V2, whole genome shotgun sequence genomic DNA includes:
- the LOC120418963 gene encoding thioredoxin-related transmembrane protein 2 homolog, giving the protein MSFKKDVILLIKPYYWVNILMSISYILAKRAPMICNYLWTYLFNQADQCELDGRETEILFFLLIVVMIRTRKTGSVTMINYLTSSFTYTKIANLGLWFYSDIRLGLIYGVLFILVALLLPEPTYSGPENVVYFRTENGLDEELEKDKNVNWLVTFYTVWNPACVNFAPIYSELSAEYNLPNLKFGKVDIGRFPSVGKKHHVSDSSFSRQLPTVILFRNGKESVRRPYADAKGKLVKFFFSADNFKAAFDLNNLYKECKDNPLKVPKAITAAEKKKKN; this is encoded by the coding sequence ATGTCGTTCAAGAAGGATGTGATCCTTCTCATCAAGCCCTATTACTGGGTCAACATTCTGATGTCGATTTCGTACATCTTGGCCAAACGTGCTCCGATGATTTGCAACTATTTATGGACTTATCTGTTCAACCAGGCGGACCAGTGCGAGCTGGATGGGCGCGAGACGGAGATTCTGTTCTTCCTGCTGATTGTCGTGATGATCCGGACCCGGAAGACGGGCAGCGTGACGATGATCAACTATCTGACGTCCAGCTTTACGTACACGAAAATTGCAAATCTCGGGTTGTGGTTCTACAGCGACATTCGTCTCGGTTTGATCTACGGAGTGCTGTTTATCCTGGTGGCCCTGCTGCTGCCTGAACCGACCTATTCCGGGCCGGAGAACGTCGTGTACTTCCGGACGGAAAACGGCCTCGACGAGGAGCTGGAAAAGGACAAGAACGTCAACTGGTTGGTCACGTTCTACACGGTTTGGAACCCAGCTTGCGTCAATTTTGCGCCGATCTACTCGGAACTGTCCGCCGAGTACAACCTGCCCAATCTGAAGTTTGGCAAGGTTGACATCGGACGGTTCCCGAGCGTCGGCAAGAAGCACCACGTCTCGGACAGTTCGTTCAGCCGGCAGCTGCCCACCGTGATACTGTTCCGCAACGGGAAGGAGTCGGTCCGCCGGCCTTACGCCGACGCCAAGGGCAAACTGGTCAAGTTCTTCTTCTCGGCGGACAACTTCAAAGCTGCCTTCGATCTGAACAACCTGTACAAGGAGTGCAAGGACAACCCGCTGAAGGTCCCCAAGGCAATCACAGCCgccgaaaagaagaagaagaattaA